A window of Streptomyces sp. NBC_01142 genomic DNA:
GGCTCGTCCCGCGGTACGCCGATGTCTCCGCGCTGCTGCGCGACCGGCGGCTGGGCCGGACGTATCTGCACCGTTTCACGCACGAGGAGTTCGGGCGTACGGCCCCGCCCGCCGCGCACGAGCCGTTCCACACGCTCAACGACAACGGGATGCTCGATCTGGAGGCCCCCGACCACACCCGCATCCGGCGGCTCGTGTCGAAGGCCTTCACTCCGCGGACCGTCGAGGCGCTGGTACCCACCGTGGAGCGGCTCGCCGCCGAGATGGTCGCCGGGGTCCGGGACGCCGGCGGGGGTGATCTGCTCGCCGAGGTCGCCGAGCCGCTGCCCGTCGCCGTCATCGCCGAGATGCTCGGCATCCCGGCCGCCGACCGCGCACTGCTCCGTCCCTGGTCGGCGGACATCTGCGGGATGTTCGAGCTGAACCCTTCCGAGGAGACGGCGGCCCGCGCCGTGCGGGCATCGCTGGAATTCAGCGCGTATCTGAGGGAGCTGATAGCCCGGCGGCGCACCGCGCCAGGCGAGGACCTGATCTCCGCGCTCATCGCCGCGCACGACGAGGGCGACCGGCTCAGCGAGCAGGAGATGATCTCCACCTGTGTGCTGCTGCTGAACGCCGGTCACGAGGCGACGGTCAACACCACCGCGAACGGCTGGTGGACCCTCTTCCGCCACCCCGAGCAGCTTGCCGCCCTCCGTGCCGATCCCACCCTTCTGTCCACAGCTGTGGAAGAACTGATGCGCTACGACACCCCGCTCCAGATGTTCGAGCGCTGGGTTCTCGACGACATCGAGATCGACGGAACGGTCATCCCGCGCGGCTCCGAGCTCGCTCTGCTCTTCGGCTCGGCCAACCGGGACCCGGCGAAGTTCGACCACCCGGACACCCTCGACCTCTCCCGCCCCGACAATCCTCATGTCACCTTCGGCGCGGGCATCCACTACTGCCTCGGCGCCCCACTCGCCCGCATCGAGCTGGCCGCGTCCTTCGGTGAGCTGCTCCGCGAGGCCCCGACGATGAAGCTCGCGGCGGAGCCCGTGTGGAAGCCGGGCTATGTCATCCGCGGCGTCCAGGAGCTCCTCGTACAGCTGTAGCCGACCGGTACGAAAGGCATGGCGCCCGGACTCCGCCACGGGTCCGGGCACCGCGCGTTCCTCGGGGCAGCCCGAGCGGATCAGCCCGTCCGGCGTCTGAGGACGAACCGGCTGCCGGACGGCGTACGGCCCCGCCGGCCCCCGGCCCCGCTAACTCCCCGCCCCGGCAGCCGCCGCCTCCGCACCCGCCACCGCCGGCAGCGTCAAACCCCACGCCTCCGGCCGCAACGTCCACGTCCGGGTCCGTACCGGCCCCGTGATCAGCGCATCCGCCCGGTATCGGAAGTCCGCTCCCGACACCGTCACCGTCAGCGCACGCGCCTTCACCGGCTCCGTGTCCGCGCCGTGGCGGACCGTCACCTCCGCGCGCCCGTCGCCCGCGCGAACCGTGACCGCCTCCACCACCCTGTCGAGGTCGGTCAGGAGCACGCCGTCCGCCTCGACCCGCAGCCGGTGCGTACGCACGACCTGGGCGGGCGGCGCCGCCGGCCGCACCAGGGTGCGGACCAGGGAGCGGCAGGTGTCCCACACCCAGACGCCCGTGACGGAAGTGGTCGCTCCCCGCGCCGGTCCCCGTGCCGCCGGGATGCTCAGGTCGCCGAGCACCACTCCGTCGCTCTCGTCCACCAGCAGGTCAAGACGGCGTACGGCCCCGTCCAGCACCGCACGCGCCGCCGCCACCGGCCCTTCCGGCACGCCGAGCGAGTGCGCCAGCTCCACCGACGCCCCTACCGGGACCAGCCCCAGCGCCCCGTCGCCCAGCCACCGGTCCCGGTGCAGCAGTGCCACCGCCCGCAGCAGAGCCCGGTCGTCGCCGACCACCACGGGCCGCCGACTGCCTCTGCGGGCGAGCGCCCGCGCAAACTCCTCCGGTCCCTCGGGGAGGCAGATTTTCGCCTCCGCCCCGCCACACAGCACATCCTTCGCGATTCGCACGGACTCGCCGTCACTTCGGCGGGCGACCGGGTCGATGACCACCAGTAGCTGGTCGTGAGCCGACACCTCGGTCCTTCCTCGGGTAGCATCTTTGTGCAAGAGCCCCTTGCGCTATTGCGCCAGGGGCTTCGTCTATTCCGGGGCAACCGGTCCGAAGACTCAGGCACGGCTCAGGCCCCCTGACCTTGGTCTTGCCCCGCCCGGAAGGGGTGTACGCCTGTGCCCGCACTTGTGCTGCTCGGTGCTCAGTGGGGTGACGAAGGCAAGGGAAAGGCCACCGACCTGCTCGGTGGATCCGTGGATTATGTTGTGCGCTATCAGGGCGGTAACAACGCCGGCCACACGGTTGTCGTCGGCGACCAGAAGTATGCGCTGCATCTCCTCCCTTCCGGAATCCTCTCGCCCGGATGTACTCCGGTCATCGGCAACGGCGTCGTTGTGGATCCGGCGGTTCTGCTCTCCGAGCTGAGCGGGCTGAACGACCGCGGCGTCGACACGTCCAAGCTGCTGATCAGCGGAAACGCTCACCTGATCACTCCGTACAACGTCACCGTCGACAAGGTGACGGAACGGTTCCTCGGGAAGCGGAAGATCGGCACGACCGGCCGTGGCATCGGCCCGACGTACGCGGACAAGATCAACCGCGTCGGCATTCGCGTCCAGGACCTCTACGACGAGTCGATCCTGGAGCAGAAGGTCGAGGCGGCGCTGGAGTCCAAGAACCAGCTGCTCGCCAAGGTCTACAACCGGCGCGCGATCGAGGCCGACAAGATCGTCGAGGAGATGCTCCAGTACGCGGAGCAGCTCAAGCCGTACGTCGCCGACACCACGCTGATCCTGAACAACGCCATCGACGAGGGCAAGGTCGTCCTCTTCGAGGGCGGCCAGGGCACGCTGCTCGACGTCGACCACGGCACGTATCCCTTCGTGACCTCGTCGAACCCGACCGCGGGCGGCGCCTGCACGGGTGCGGGCGTGGGCCCGACGAAGATCAGCCGGGTCATCGGCATCCTCAAGGCCTACACCACGCGTGTCGGCGCGGGCCCGTTCCCCACGGAGCTCTTCGACGCGGACGGCGAGGCACTGCGCCGCATCGGCCACGAGCGGGGCGTGACCACCGGCCGTGACCGCCGCTGCGGCTGGTTCGACGCGGTCATCGCGCGGTACGCGACCCGGGTCAACGGCCTCACGGACTTCTTCCTCACCAAGCTCGACGTGCTGACCGGCTGGGAGCAGATCCCGGTGTGTGTCGCGTACGAGATCGACGGCAAGCGCGTCGAGGAGCTCCCGTACAGCCAGTCCGACTTCCACCACGCGAAGCCCATCTACGAGATGCTGCCGGGCTGGTCGGAGGACATCACCAAGGCGAAGACCTTCGCGGACCTGCCGAAGAACGCGCAGGACTACGTGAAGGCGCTGGAGGAGATGTCGGGCGCGCCGATCTCGGCGATCGGCGTCGGCCCCGGCCGTACCGAGACGATCGAGATCAACTCGTTCATCTGATCCGGGAGTCCGTTTTCCCGCAGAGCGCCCCGGTTCTCGCAGAGTGCCCCGGCCGGCCTTTCGGCCGGCCGGGGCGCTCTGCGTTCCTCCAGATACCGGTACGTGCGGCGCGGCGCCGGCGTTCAGTCCTCGCCGCAGATGCGCAGTCCCTTCGGGGTCGCGCACGGCAGATGGCCATGGGTGCGGATGACGTCCTGCCCGCTGCCCCGGCTCAGGTAGCCGAGGAAGCTGGAGGCGAGTGAGTCGGCGGGCGGCTGGCCGAAGGTGTAGGCGTACTCGATCTCCCGGTACGGGTACGCGCTCTTGCCGATGTCGTCGACGGACGGGGCGTCTCCCGCGATGTCGAGCCGGTGCAGCCCCTTCAGGCCGGTCCCGGCCCGCAGCTCGCTGTAGCCGATCGCGCCCGGCAGCCGGGCCACGGTCGTCAGCACCTGTTCCGTGCTGTCGAGTTCGCAGCGTACGACCGTCGCCTCCGGATCGTCCTTGCGCTCGCAGTCGCGGGAGGAGTTGGCCGGCTCGTTCCGCTCCAGTACGCGGCGCTGGAACACCTCGCGGGTGCCGGAGTTGGCGTCCCTGCTGACCAGGTGGACGCGAAGGTCGGGGCCGCCGAGGTCCTTCCAGTTGCTGATCTCTCCCCGGTAGAGCTTCTGGATGTCGGCGATCGACAGGTTCCGCAGCGGCACACGGTCATTGACGACGAGGGCGAACACGGAGACGGCGACGCGGGTGTCCCGCAGCTGCGGATAGCCGTCCGGCTTGGGACCGTCGGAGAGGGCGATCAGCGCCGGGGAGCCCTTCTTGGCACGGGCGCCCGTGTCGGCCAGTGCCCGTATCCCCGCCGTGCTGCCATGGGCGTCCACGGTGACCGTGGCCCCTTCGCAGTCGTTCTCGTACTTCTTCGCCAGCTCCTGCACCACCGGGGCGAAGGCGGTGGATCCGGTCACGGTCAGCGCGCCCTTCGCGCAGCCGATGGGCGGCGGAGCGTCCTCCCGTACGACGATGATGGACGCGAGCGTGACCACACAGGCGGTGAGCAGCACGGTGATCAGCCGGGCGGGTCTGCTGAACTGCGGGGGCTTGTCGTCGGGCGTCGTGCTCCGGTTGGGCATCACCTCGCCGTCGCGGATGCCGCCGGTGACGGTGACCTCGCTGCCCACTCCCGCGCCGGTGAGCAGCACCAGCAGTTTGAAGTGCTGGCCGCGGTTGAGCGGGACGCGCGGCAGATAGATCGTGCTGCCGGTGTGCCGCATGCCCGCGGCCGGGGCGAAGTGGTCCATCAGGTGGTCGGCGCCGGGCGGCTGGGTGACGGCGATGGCCCGGATGGTGCGGTCGGTGAACTCGGCGGTCAGGCCGTGCAGTTCGCGGCCGGTGTAGTCGTTGTCCGCGATGCTCTGCGAGCCGTCGTTCTCGATGCGCAGCAGTACGAGGGTGGCGTCGGACATGTCCGGGGTCTCGTTGAACAGCCCGAGCCGGATGTTCGGCCGCCCACTGCGGACGTTGCTGCCGATGGGGGTGTCCATCTGTACGCGGTAGCCGATGCGTTTGCGGCGCGGTACCCGGCGCTCGTACCAGAGCACGCCGGCGGAGGCCAGGATGCCGAGCACGGCGGTGAGCACGGCAACGACGTTCTCGGCGCTGAGCCACTCCACGGGGTTCTCCTCGCACTCCTTCGCGGGCGCGGCCACCGTACGAGAGTGCGAGCGGCGGGGGAGCGGCTTGGCGGTTCCGACGCCGGATGTTCGCCGACCGTTCAGGGTGTCGGGCGGGGGTGGGGCGACCTCACTCTGACGGGTGAACGATCTCGATGTGGCGGGTGGGTCAACTCTGGCGCTGGCATAGTCCGTTGGCACATGCCCAATCCATGGCGCATGACGTGCCATCCGGCCGAACGGAAGCGAAGACGAATGACCTTGTTACTTGCCCCGCCCGAGACGGTATACCGGCGGTATACTGCCGTCATGGCTGACACCACCGTCAAGGTTGACCCCGCTGTCCGCGACCGCCTCCTGGTGCTTGCCCGCGAGCGCGGCATGACGATGCGCGACCTGATCGCGGAGCTGGCGGGAGCGACGCCGACGAAGGAGGAGCTCCAGAAGCGGTACGAGGAGACCAAGGCGTACTGCGAGACCCACTTCGGCGTGACCCTCACGGACGAGGACCACGACAGGGCCGAGAACGTATGGCAGGAGCTCGAGGCCGGCCGGCCTGTGGACAGCCTGTGAGTCGTTCCACGGCAGTCGTCTACGACAACTCTGCACTGCTCGCGCTGGGCTCGGGCAATGTCCTGGCTTCACAGTTCATTGCCAACACGCAGCGGGGACCAACCCGGCACGTCTTTGTCCCGGCCATGTGTCTTGCGGCGGCCGACGGCGCACGAAGGGGCTTGGCGGACCACATCGGGGCTCTGCCCGCCGCAGAGATCGTGGAGCTGGACTTCGCGGGCGCCTCGGCAGTAGGGGCGCTCGTGCGTGACGGTGTGGAGTGGCGGATCGGCCACGCCATCCACCTCTCCCGCCCGACCATCGACTGGCCGGACGGAAGACCTGTGGTGACCGCGCTGCCGGATCTGTACGCGGACATGCCGCTCGTACGGACGATCAGGCTGCCCGAGCAGCGCTGACAGGCCCAGCCGCGGGGCCCGGGATCGCGCCCGGGCCCCGCAGCCGGCGCGCAGGCGCAGACGGGCGCTCCCCCGGGGGCTTCTCCTGTGCCGGCGGTACGGGGGGCATCAGGCCCGCGCCCCGACCCCGCGGCGGTAGCCTGCGGCCATGAGTAACTGGCTGCCGGACACCGAGCCGCTGTCCGATCCCGAGGCGGTCATCGCTCCGGACATCACCGAGACCGAGTGCCGTCAGTGCGGCACACGCGTCGCCGGTCTGGACGGGCGATACGCCTGCGGCGTCTGCGGCTGGGTCAACGATCATTCCGAAGGCCACCGGCCGCTTCCTCCCGCCGGGGCCGACGTCGACTTCCCGGGCAGGAAGCAGGTCAGGGCTCCCCGGCCCGGCGGGTCGGCCGTCAGCGGGCGGTGACGGGGCGCAGCACACACCTCGCCGGACCAGCCGCCCGCAGGGTGATGCCCGTGTCCACCGGGACCTCGACATCGACGGCCGCGAGCTCGTACTCCTGCAGGATCATCGCGAGCGCCAGCACCGACTCCAGCATCGAGAAGTGCTGACCGATACAGGCCCGTGGCCCGCCCCCGAACGGGAACCAGGCATACCGGGGGCGTTCCTTCTCGCGCTCCGGCGTGAACCGCTCCGGGTCGAACCGTTCCGGGTCGTCCCAGTACCGGGGATGGCGGTGCGTCACCCACGGCGCCACGATCACATCCGCACCGGCCGGGATCGTGTGCCCCCCGACCTCGGCAGCGGCGACGGCCCGGCGTCCGACGACCGGCCCCGCCGGGTAGAGCCGCATGGCCTCCTTGAGGACCTTCGTCAGATACGGGAGTGCGTCGAGATCGGCGGCCTCGGGCCGCCGCCCGGACAGTACGCGGACGACCTCGTCCCGCGCCTGCTCCTGCTCCTTCGGATGGCGGGCCAGCAGATGCAGCGCGAACGCGAGCGAGGTCGCCGTGGTCTCGTGCCCGGCGAGCAGGAAGATCAGTACCTGGTCGCGGATCTCGGACGCGTCGAGGCTCCCGTCCTCCGCGCTCTCGGCCTGGCTGAGGAGCGTGAGCAGGTCGTCGCCGGTCGCGGAGCCGCGGTGGGCGCGGCGCTTCTCGATGATCCCGTCGCACACCGCGTACAGCTCGTCCGTCGCGGCGGCGGCCCGCCGGTTGGCGGGAGTGGGCCAGCTGCGCGGGAAGTTGGCGGGGGAGTAGCCGCGGGTGAGCGTGTACTCCCCGATGATCGGGAAGCACCGCTCCACGACGTCGACCGCCGCCTCGACGTCCGTGCCGAACAGGATGCGGGCGACCGCACGCAGAGTGAGCCGGGTCGTCTCGGTGGCCACGTCCACGGTGGCGTCCGGGGCGCTGCGCCAGGTGGAGAGCATGGCCGAGGTCTCGGCGGTGATGGAGTCGGCGTAGCCGTCGACCCGGCGGCGCGTGAACAGCGGCTGCACGAGCCGCCGCTGCCGGAGGTAGTCGGCGTCCTGGCTGGTCAGCAGACCGTTGCCGAACGACTCCCGGACCTCCTGGTAGAAGGAGTTGTCCTTGCGGAAGTTGGCCGATTCCGTGGCCAGTACCTGCTGGGCGCCCTCGGCGGAGAACACCGCGTACAGCTCGGCCCGCAGTCCGGGAGGGCCCGCGGTGATCCTGACGACGTCTCCGTGTTCGCGCTGTGCGTTGAGGAAGGTGCCGAGCGAGTCCCGCTTGAGCTCGAACATCGAGCCCAGCAACGGCAGCCCCGCCGGACCGGGTACCGGTGTGCCAGTGATCGTCATGGCTCCGCCTACGTAGGGGTTCAGCTCGCCCAGTCGAGGAAGTTCGTCCAGGTGGTGGGGGCGACGGCGAAGGTGGGGCCGTCGGTGACCTTGGAGTCGCGGATGTGGACGCTGTGGGGGCAGGCGGCGACCTCGACGCAGTTGCCGGTGCAGTCGCTGCTGTACGAGGACTTGCGCCAGTCGAAGGCGACCTCGATGCAGTCGGCACCGCCGCTGTCGCTGTAGCTGGACTTGAACCACCGCAGGGTGTCGCTCATTGCTGGTCTCCTGCCAACCGCTCGATGAGGCCCAGCGATTCGTCCGGGCACAGGGCCTGTGAACGGATCTTCGCATACCGCTGGGTGTAGGTACTCACCTTTGCAGGATCGCTGATCAGCAGGCTTTCGTCCTGGGGCTCCATGTAGATCAGGTGGTCATGCTCGGGAGTCTCCAGCAGCTTCATCTCACCTCGCATACCTGCATGTTCGCCCCGACGCCCACGGTCCAGAGGTACTACCTGGACTGTGACATTGCGCCGCTGGGCGCACTCGGCAAGCTGGAGCAGCTGGCTGCGCATGATCTCCTGGCTACCGACGGTGCGATGCAGGGCAGACTCTTCGAGCACCAATTCGATCAGCGCGGGCGGGTCGCGGTCGAAGAGCGCCTTGCGGGCCATCCGCGCCTCGACCAGCTCTTCCACTCGATGGTCCGAGAGTGGGGGATACCCGCCGCCGATCAGTGCGCGGGCGTACTCCACGGTCTGGAACAGGCCGTCAACGACCAGCGTGATGTACGAGCACAGTGTCAGGGCTCGCTGCTCCAGCATTGCATAGTCCTTGAACTGAGCCGGGAGCTTGTCCAGGCGTACGTACTCCCTCGCCTGCTCGAAGATCCCCAGACCGTCCCCCAACACCCGCTCCAGCTTGATCAGCATCTCGTCGCTCGCAGGCTGCGCACACGTCTCCATTGCGCTCACCGCCGCGCCCGAGAAGCCGAGCTCGCTGCCCAATTGCTCCTGAGTCCATCCCTTCCGTACACGCATCTTGCGGGCAATATTCGCCACCAACCGCGTCGCTGAACCCGCCGTTTCCTTGTTCTCCGCTCGTGCCATTTGCGATCACCATTTCGACTCAACCGGACTCAACCGGTCTCAACCAGTCCCCGCCGAATTCGACTCACTTTGAAGGAAGTTCGCGCAGGTCAACCCCCGCCCGACGTCCTCTGCGAGTCATGGAAAACGCTAGCCAAGCTCACCCACACTGTTCTTGTGGATACGCAAAGTCGCGAAGTAAACCTCGATTGGATTCCGGCTTCCGGATTTCAACTCCGCAAGGCCGGTGTGCAATTCGATGCCGCCCGCGTCGACGGAGACGACGGCCGTCGGCTCGCCGATCTGCTGGAGACCATGACCGGCGGCGATCCCGGTCCCGTTGTCATAGAGGACTACGCGCGGCGGTCCGTGTACTTCCTCCTGCCGGCGGGGAGTACGTCACACCGGCCGTGGCCGCCCGGTGTGACGCGCCTCAACTCAGGTCCCTCTCACGTGAGTTACGTACCCGTGCCCGCACTGCGTGGGCGTACCTGGCCGCTGTCGTGGCGGTTTCCGCCGAGTGGACCGGGGCGGTTCGTCCACCCGCTGCTGCTGCTCAATGCGGCGGCCCTGCTGTTGAAGTGACCTGCGCTGTCCGGGACATGTCCCGGACAGCGAGAAGCGGGACGGGCCGGTCGTGCGGTGTCTACGGTCCATCGCCATGGACACCACACGGAGAAACATTCTGCGCGGCATGGCCGCCGCCCCACTGATGGCGACGGCCGGCGGGCTTCTCGTCCCCTCCACGGCGCAGGCGGCGGCCCCCGGTTTCACCCTGACGATGCGACGTGGCAGGTACGCCGGGTATCTCACCTGGGCCGCTGCCTGCGACGGACTTCAGGGACGTCTGTCCCCGGCGAATGTGGCGACGGTGCTCGCCACCGCCACTCGCCGCGGGATCGACCCCGGGGACTGGCACGACGGGGAGAAGGAAAAGGGCCGGAAGCCGGACGGGTTCGCGTACGGCTTTGCCTGGGACGACAAGACCAAGGACCCGCACGGGAAACTGGACGGCAGGACCAGGCAGTGGTACCCACAGGGCGTCACCACCAGCTACGACGGCTACGGCGGCGTCGAGCCGAGCAGCGGCAAGAAGGTCATGGCGGTGACCTGGTACGGCAAGGGCGACTACGAGCCGAGAGGCGCCCGCGTCACCTTTGCCGACGTGACGGGAGATCCCGAGAATCCGAAATACCAGCATGTGCTGCTGGTGGAACCCGTCCAGCGGCCGAAGCGCAGGGCCACCTTCGAACCGGTGAGAATCCACGCCGGGGGTATCGCCTGGGTCGGGAACTTCCTCTATGTCGCCAACAGGCCCGGGGACGACAAGGACTTCAGGCTGGGCGGACTGAGCGTCTTCGACATCAGCAAGATGGCCAAGGTGACGGGAGCGGACAAGGCCAAGGCGTACGGCTACGACTACATCCTTCCGCTGCACCACCTGTACGAGAACACGAGTGGCAGGCCGTGGCATTCGCAGGCGTCCCTGGACCGGACACAGGGCTCCGTGCACTCGCTCGTCGTCAGCGAGTTCTGGGACAAGCGCAGGGGGCGCGCCGTCCGCTGGGAGCTGGACACCAACGGATACATAGCCGACGACGGACAGTCCGACGGCGACTGGCCGCTCAACACCGCAAGGGTGCAGGGCGCGGTCAGCGTGGGCAGGGATGCGTACTACGCCGCCAACGTCGACACCCCGGCCGGCAAACCCGCCGAGCCGGGCAGACTGTGGCGCCATGCGGGCCGGGACGGCACGCCGGTTGTGTACGGAGTACTCGCCATCGGTCCCGAAGACCTCAGTTACGACGAGAGTCCGCGGCCCAGCCTCTGGTGTCTCGGTGAGCACCCGTCGCGGCGGCGTGTCTACCGGATCAGGCTCGGTGTGTGAGCCTCAGCTCGTCTTCGTGTACGTGATGGGTTCGCCGCTCGAGCCGACCAGTTCGCGCACGATCGTGGTGTCGTTCGGCATGTTCAGGCGGCTCCACTGGCCGGGGGAGCAGGTCTTCGGGTCGCCGAAGGTGACCTGGGTGGGGCCGAGTTCGAGCGGGGGGCCCGAGGCGCGGAGGGTGGCCGACCAGCGGCAGTCGTAGTTCGAGCCCGTTCCGGTCAGCGTCATGACGGTCTCGCCCGTCCCGCCCTGGGTGATCGTCATGACGCGGGTGTTGGTGCCGTCGGCGGTCTCGAAGGAGCCCTGCCAGGTGCCGACGTACTCCGCCGGGACGCCCCCGGCCGCGGGGGTCGTCGCGGGCGTGGCCCCGGGCGTGGCGGACGGGGTTTTTGTGCCAGGGGTTGTCGGGGCCGAGTTCGTCGACTGCGGCTTGGGGTCCTCCGGCTGGGCGGTCTTCTTGCCGTCCTTGCCCATGAAGGCGTAGACCGAGCCGCCCGCGACGACCGCGACGACCAGGGCCACCGCGATCAGGGCGGCGGTTGCTCCGCGGTTGCCGCGGCGTGGGGGTTCGGGGGCGTACGTCGGGAAGGCCTGGTGCGGTTGGTGGGGCTGGTGGGGGTACGGCTGCTGCTGCGGGTAGCCGTACGGCGGGGGCTGCTGCTGCGGGTAGCCGTATGCCGGGGGCGGGGGCGGGGGCGGGGCCGGGGCCGGGGCAGGGGCCGGGGGAGCGGGCATCGGCGGCGGGGGCGAGGGAGCCGAGATCATCGTCGGCAGCGCGTGCTCGCCCTGCGGTGCGACGGGTGCGGGCGGTGCGGGCGGTGCCGGATGTGCCGGAGGCGCCGGCGGTGTGTCCGCAGGCTGTTCCACCTCCAGCAACTGCACCGCGTGGCGGCCGAGCTGGGCGATCAGCGCGCCCGGCAGCCAGGGCTCCCCGTCCGCGTCGGAGGTCGTACGCTCCAGGATCTGCGCGAGCGACGGGCGGGCCTCGGGGTCCTTGTTCAGACAGTCGCGTACGAGACCGAGCAGGCCCTCGGGGAGGCCCGCCAGGTCCGGTTCCTCCTGCGCGATACGGAACATCAGCGCGTGGACGCCGCTGTCGGCCGAGCCGAAGGGGAACCGGCCCGTCGCCGCGTACGCCAGGACGGCGCCGAGGCAGAAGACGTCGCAGGCGGCGGTGACGCGGTCGCCGCGCACCTGCTCGGGGGCCATGAAGCCGGGGGAGCCGATGAGCGCGCCGGTGCGGGTGAGGCCACCGTCGGTGACCGTTTCCAGGGCGCGCGCTATGCCGAAGTCGATGACGCGCGGGCCGTCGATCGTGACCAGGATGTTGGAGGGCTTGAGGTCACGGTGGATGAGGTCGGCGCCGTGGATGTTCTCCAGCGCGTGCGCGAGGCCGGAGGCCAGGATGCGGACGCTGCGCTCGGGAAGGGGGCCGTGGTCGCCGGAGACGACGCTGTGGAGCGAGGGGCCCGCGACATAGCCGGTGGCGACCCAGGGGACGGGGGCCTCGGTGTCGGCGTCCAGGACGGGCGCGGTCCACTCGCCGCCGACGCGCAGCGCCGCCCGGACCTCCTGGCGGAAGCGGCTGCGGAACTCCTCCTGTTCGGCGAGTTCACCGCGCACGAGCTTGACGGCGACAGTGCGGCCGCGGTCGGAGCGGGCGAGGTAGACCTGGCCCATGCCGCCCGCGCCGAGGCGGGCCAGCAGCCGGTAGGCGCCGATGTGCTGCGGATCCCCTGGTGCCAGCTGCTCCATCGCCACGCGGCCCTTCCCCCCATACCGGACATGCTCTGTTCGGCGTTCGACGTCGACGTTCGACGGAGGAAGGATAGTGCGACCGCGCAGGGGCCAATGAGGTCAGTAACTGGCCTCGTTGGTGGCTACGGTCGGTCTCACGAACGCGACCCCCTATGCGAGGAGACTGTCATGGCCGTCAAGCCGGTTCCCGAGGGCTACACCAGCGTCACGCCGTGGATCATTTCGCAGGACACGGCAGGCGTCATCGACTTTCTGAAGGCCGCCTTCGGGGCGGTGGAGCTGCACCGGGTGACCGGCGGGGACGGGCGGATCGGACACGCGGAGGTACGGATCGGGGACGCGGTGGTCATGATGTTCGACGCGTCGAGCGCCGACTGGCCGCCGACGCCCGCGTTCCTCCGGCTGTACGTGGAGGACGCGGACGCCGTCCACCGGCGGGCGGTGGAGGCCGGCGGCACATCGGTGACCGAGGTGACGCATCTCTTCTTCGGGGACCGGGTGGGGCGCGTGCGCGACCCCTTCGGCAACCTCTACTGGATCCAGACGCACATCGAGGATGTGAGCGAGGAGGAGATGGAACGCCGCCTCGGCGACCCGGTGTTCACCGAGGCGATGGACTACGTCACGGGCGCGGACTTCTTCCCGGGGTCTCCGGGCTCTCCTCGCTGATGCTGTCCAGGGCCTCGGACAGCTGCTCCAGCACCCTTGCCGTCTCGGCGAACTGCTCGGTGC
This region includes:
- a CDS encoding serine/threonine-protein kinase, which codes for MEQLAPGDPQHIGAYRLLARLGAGGMGQVYLARSDRGRTVAVKLVRGELAEQEEFRSRFRQEVRAALRVGGEWTAPVLDADTEAPVPWVATGYVAGPSLHSVVSGDHGPLPERSVRILASGLAHALENIHGADLIHRDLKPSNILVTIDGPRVIDFGIARALETVTDGGLTRTGALIGSPGFMAPEQVRGDRVTAACDVFCLGAVLAYAATGRFPFGSADSGVHALMFRIAQEEPDLAGLPEGLLGLVRDCLNKDPEARPSLAQILERTTSDADGEPWLPGALIAQLGRHAVQLLEVEQPADTPPAPPAHPAPPAPPAPVAPQGEHALPTMISAPSPPPPMPAPPAPAPAPAPPPPPPPAYGYPQQQPPPYGYPQQQPYPHQPHQPHQAFPTYAPEPPRRGNRGATAALIAVALVVAVVAGGSVYAFMGKDGKKTAQPEDPKPQSTNSAPTTPGTKTPSATPGATPATTPAAGGVPAEYVGTWQGSFETADGTNTRVMTITQGGTGETVMTLTGTGSNYDCRWSATLRASGPPLELGPTQVTFGDPKTCSPGQWSRLNMPNDTTIVRELVGSSGEPITYTKTS
- a CDS encoding VOC family protein, which translates into the protein MAVKPVPEGYTSVTPWIISQDTAGVIDFLKAAFGAVELHRVTGGDGRIGHAEVRIGDAVVMMFDASSADWPPTPAFLRLYVEDADAVHRRAVEAGGTSVTEVTHLFFGDRVGRVRDPFGNLYWIQTHIEDVSEEEMERRLGDPVFTEAMDYVTGADFFPGSPGSPR